One part of the Eubalaena glacialis isolate mEubGla1 chromosome 19, mEubGla1.1.hap2.+ XY, whole genome shotgun sequence genome encodes these proteins:
- the CDC6 gene encoding cell division control protein 6 homolog, which produces MPQTRSQSQATISFPKKKQPRTLDKAKNSSDTKLELTNVQAIPRSPCAKILPLSPRKRLGDDNLCNTPRLPPCSPPKQSKKENGPPRSRTSKGRRLVFDNQLTTESPSKREQARVHQNKIRSSVPKGQDIATNSEQRCPLEKESACLRLLKQEGTCYQQAKQLLTTAVPDQLPAREKEMDVIRNFLREHICGKKAGSLYLSGAPGTGKTACLSRILQDLKKELKGFKTIMLNCMSLRSAQAVFPAIAQEICQEEVSRPAGKDIMRKLENHMTAEKGPMIVLVLDEMDQLDSRGQDVLYTLFEWPWLSTSRLVLIGIANTLDLTDRILPRLQAREKCKPRLLNFPPYTKNQIATILQDRLNQASKDQVLDNAAIQFCARKVAAVSGDVRKALDVCRRAIEIVESDVKSQTILKPLSECKSPSEPLVPKRVGVIHISQVISEVDGNRMTLSREGAQDSFPLQQKILVCSLLLLTRQLKIKEVTLGKLYEAYSNVCRKQQVAAVDQSECLSLSGLLEARGIFGLKKNKEMRFAKVSLKIEEKEIEHALKDKALVGNILATGLP; this is translated from the exons ATGCCTCAAACCCGCTCCCAGTCACAGGCTACAATCagttttccaaaaaagaaacagCCTCGGACATTGGACAAAGCTAAAAACTCCAGTGACACCAAACTAGAACTGACAAATGTCCAGGCCATACCCCGTTCTCCTTGTGCGAAAATTCTGCCTCTTAGCCCCAGAAAACGTCTGG GTGACGACAACCTGTGTAACACTCCCCGTTTACCTCCCTGTTCTCCACCAAagcaaagcaagaaagaaaatggtccCCCTCGCTCACGTACATCTAAGGGGCGCAGATTGGTATTTGACAATCAGCTGACAACTGAGTCTCCTAGCAAAAGAGAACAAGCCAGAGTTCACCAAAACAAAATACGTTCCTCAGTTCCAAAAGGTCAAGACATCGCAACAAATTCTGAGCAGAGATGTCCACTGGAGAAAGAATCTGCATGTCTGAGACTTCTCAAGCAAGAAG GCACTTGCTACCAGCAAGCAAAGCAGCTTCTGACGACAGCTGTCCCAGATCAGCTGCCTGCCAGGGAAAAGGAGATGGATGTCATCAGAAATTTCCTGAGGGAGCACATCTGTGGGAAGAAAGCTGGAAGTCTTTATCTTTCTGGTGCTCCTGGAACTGGAAAAACTGCCTGCTTAAGCCGAATTCTGCAAGACCTCAAG AAGGAACTGAAAGGCTTTAAAACTATCATGCTGAATTGCATGTCCTTGAGGAGTGCCCAGGCTGTATTCCCAGCCATTGCTCAGGAGATTTGTCAGGAAGAAGTATCCAGGCCAGCTGGGAAGGACATAATGAGGAAACTGGAAAACCATATGACTGCGGAGAAGGGCCCCATGAT tgtgttGGTGTTGGACGAGATGGACCAGCTGGACAGCAGAGGGCAGGATGTATTGTACACACTGTTTGAATGGCCATGGCTAAGCACTTCTCGGTTGGTGCTGATTG GTATTGCTAATACCCTGGATCTCACAGACAGAATTCTGCCGAGGCTTCAAGCTAGAGAAAAATGTAAGCCACGGCTGCTGAACTTCCCACCTTATACCAAAAATCAGATAGCCACTATCCTGCAGGATCGACTTAATCAG GCATCTAAAGATCAGGTCCTGGACAATGCTGCCATTCAGTTCTGTGCCCGCAAAGTCGCTGCTGTTTCGGGAGATGTTCGCAAAGCGCTAGATGTTTGCAG gagaGCTATTGAAATTGTAGAGTCGGATGTCAAAAGCCAGACTATCCTCAAACCACTGTCTGAAT gTAAATCACCCTCTGAGCCACTGGTTCCCAAGCGGGTTGGTGTTATTCACATATCACAAGTCATTTCGGAAGTTGATGGAAACAGAATGACTTTGAGCCGAGAAGGAGCACAAGATTCCTTCCCTCTTCAGCAGAAGATCTTGGTCTGCTCTTTGCTGCTCTTGACCAGGCAGTTGAAAATCAAAGAGGTCACTCTGGGGAAG TTATATGAAGCCTATAGTAACGTCTGTCGCAAACAGCAGGTGGCAGCTGTGGACCAGTCAGAGTGTTTGTCACTTTCAGGGCTCTTGGAGGCCAGAGGCATTTTCggattaaagaaaaacaaggaaatgcgCTTCGCAAAG GTGTCTCTGAAGATTGAAGAGAAGGAAATAGAGCATGCTCTGAAAGACAAAGCTTTAGTTGGAAATATCTTAGCTACTGGATTGccttaa